A stretch of Ipomoea triloba cultivar NCNSP0323 chromosome 13, ASM357664v1 DNA encodes these proteins:
- the LOC116002055 gene encoding uncharacterized protein LOC116002055, which translates to MAAISSQVSSLTDFHHTKPSKPDEAAETKDSLKSAIRWETGTGFDDDSSDDDGVCPQEDEELSELCDFALSFCETQHPCPQEDEELAELCDFALSLCETQHVSSVTESDYTKLKLDDGDKDEAAETKDTLKSPKAAEMKDTLKSPKQGEAGTEFDDYSSDDDISGPMLSSQEVEELVELCDFALSLYETQHPGEYWKFERGYGGKRWYTLTDQYLLEFFGKKADCNSLRNFVVLAICSNFVRCEKFKVDQCVLVKDDEVEPMDENIKERVSMENGRIFLFSHKELQEHYKKFVEFCKSALTYYQERHVGEAYEFVEIQTARHSIIRGIFIFHAKKKADATLATFKAYTHPLVLRMDIDVVGSFEEYFSGY; encoded by the exons ATGGCCGCAATCAGCTCCCAGGTCTCCTCCCTCACCGATTTCCACCATACAAAACCGTCAAAACCAGATGAGGCGGCGGAGACGAAAGACTCTTTGAAGTCCGCTATACGATGGGAGACGGGTACTGGATTTGATGACGACTCTAGCGATGACGAC GGTGTTTGCcctcaagaagatgaagaacTGTCTGAACTGTGCGACTTTGCTCTTTCTTTTTGTGAGACTCAACATCCTTGCcctcaagaagatgaagaacTGGCTGAACTGTGTGACTTTGCTCTATCTCTTTGTGAGACTCAACAT GTCTCTTCCGTTACTGAGTCCGACTATACAAAACTGAAACTGGATGATGGAGATAAAGATGAGGCCGCGGAGACGAAAGACACTTTGAAGTCCCCTAAAGCTGCGGAGATGAAAGACACTTTGAAGTCCCCTAAACAAGGGGAGGCGGGTACAGAATTTGATGATTACTCGAGTGATGATGACATA AGTGGCCCGATGCTTTCCTCTCAAGAAGTTGAAGAACTGGTTGAACTGTGTGACTTTGCTCTTTCTCTTTATGAGACTCAACAT CCAGGAGAGTATTGGAAGTTTGAGAGGGGTTATGGAGGGAAACGATGGTATACTCTTACCGATCAGTATCTCCTTGAATTTTTCGGCAAAAAGGCAGATTGTAATTCCTTACGAAATTTTGTGGTGCTTGCCATTTGTTCTAATTTTGTGAGATGTGAAAAATTCAAAGTAGACCAATGTGTCTTAGTGAAAGATGATGAGGTGGAGccaatggatgaaaat ATTAAGGAAAGGGTGAGCATGGAGAATGGCCGAATTTTCCTATTTTCACATAAAGAGCTCCAGGAACATTACAAAAAATTTGTTGAATTCTGCAAGTCTGCGCTCACTTACTATCAAGAGCGCCAT GTCGGAGAAGCTTATGAGTTTGTGGAGATACAGACGGCGAGACACTCTATCATTAGAGGCATTTTTATATTTCATGCGAAAAAGAAGGCCGATGCTACTCTTGCAACTTTTAAAGCCTATACTCATCCTCTCGTTCTACGCATGGACATAGATGTTGTGGGCTCTTTTGAGGAATATTTCAGCGGGTACTAG